In a genomic window of Thalassophryne amazonica chromosome 12, fThaAma1.1, whole genome shotgun sequence:
- the LOC117522160 gene encoding uncharacterized protein LOC117522160: protein MKMLEEMNYNSNAVKEFMKSTYFTQRKEVNKGASIQILCQEWPFLFKEVGMAAHFQELTGMSLIESFLANVDKKGARLLNFFKRVDAHKRKQVLDALLKQQTERGYSTGCSEEVIQMVLLLLAHFNEKEEHLFHFVEKTTLAEEVQMETVPPTPCLIVCGSSCFAAETFMLSIDKEVNNHITSFTSAICLRFGSCYCFNIHYPVELRSTLEFLQRCFFSINPEKGTKVEWNKKKKVFSVNPRVLTLISDLADHGWTYQ from the exons ATGAAGATGCTTGAAGAGATGAACTACAATTCAAATGCTGTGAAAGAATTCATGAAGTCCACCTATTTCACGCAGCGCAAAGAGGTCAATAAAGGTGCAAGCATCCAGATATTATGCCAGGAATGGCCATTTTTGTTTAAGGAAGTCGGTATGGCAGCACACTTCCAGGAACTGACTGGCATGAGTTTGATCGAGTCCTTCCTTGCCAATGTGGACAAAAAGGGGGCACGTCTCCTAAACTTCTTCAAACGTGTTGATGCACATAAACGCAAACAAGTTCTGGATGCTCTTCTCAAGCAGCAAACTGAAAGAGGTTATTCGACTGGTTGCTCAGAAGAAGTCATACAGATGGTGCTTCTTTTACTGGCTCATTTTAATGAGAAGGAAGAGCATCTGTTCCATTTTGTCGAGAAGACAACCCTTGCTGAGGAGGTTCAGATGGAGACTGTTCCACCAACACCCTGCCTTATTGTGTGTG GGTCCTCCTGCTTTGCTGCTGAGACATTTATGTTGAGCATCGACAAAGAGGTCAACAACCACATCACTTCCTTCACATCTGCTATCTGCCTGAGGTTTGGCAGTTGCTACTGCTTCAACATACACTACCCAGTAGAACTACGGTCTACACTGGAGTTCCTCCAACG GTGTTTCTTTTCAATAAATCCCGAGAAAGGCACCAAAGTCGAGTGGAATAAGAAGAAGAAAGTGTTCTCAGTCAATCCCAGAGTCCTCACTCTGATCTCAGACCTTGCTGACCATGGGTGGACCTACCAGTGA